ACTTTCGTAACATTGTGCTGCAAACCTTGAAGATTGAGTGCACCCTACACAGCtataaataaattcatcaaaatataCTGCGAGATAAAGAGGATGTTTGTGCGTACTATGGTGGAATGGTTCCGCAAAAGAAGCACACTTGACATCTATTTTAAACCCACAATCTTGGCTACACTTGTACATGTATCCGCAAGAGCATTGGTTACATACAGTGCAAGTGAAGAACCCATTTTCGTAGTTCATCGTGTCAACATGTATGGTTAGCGGATGAATATGTATCGCATGTTCCATCTTCCGAGGAAGACTCGCACACACGTCGTGGAGAGCAAAGTCGCATTGCTTGCAACCTAAGTAACTACCAAATTCAATTGGAAGGATGCAGGCTTGACATACTTGTTCACTTTCCTCCTTGTCATCTATATCTAGTCTCATTAGGTCATGTTCATGGCTAAAATGGCGTTTTGATTTTGCATCTATTTCCACCAACGCCGCAAAATCAACTTCAGAGTCAATCTCTTCTGGTACAGGTtcaggttcttcttcaagttctttgCCATCCCACACATTGAAAGTAATTATACATGTTGAATGGACAACATAATTACATGTTTTATCAATACAAGAGTATCCTCCATATCTAGCTTCAACATGATCACGACAAACTCCACAAATGTTATCGCCATGATCATTGATACGAAGATTGTGAGAGAGACGATGTAAATGACGTGTGATCTTTATAACCTTTGGTAAGTATATACAGTGTCTATGTACAAAGAAATCGCATTGCAAACATCCGTAATATATACCTTTATCTTCCCTCCCACAAAGATCACAAGGAACAAAAATCTCTCTACGAATGAAAGTTAGAGTATGCTCATGAATCTTTGGATAAGTTATTGTGAGACAATCCTTGTGGAAATGGGATCTACACTCACGGCAATAATATGCTGAAGATTCAAAAGAAACCTTACTTTTACACAAATTGCAAATTGCTTCTCTAGATTCGCATGGAGATTCTTCAAATATGTGTCTAGAGTGGTCAGATTTGTAATACATTACGTACGGCGATGTGATTTGGTAAGAGAAGGGATTTCTAACTTGATGTATATAGACTATATAATCGAATCatgtcgtatatatatatatattaaatatatatatatatatatatatattattctccTTGTATAGGTACACGTACAAGAAAAAGAGGATATCGATGGATGCTTGGGGAATAAGCTAAGTCCATAACAATACTTTGTACGTGGACTTACGCCAttgcaatattttttcttttttttgtcgaatGTTCTCTATCAAATTCTAGACAATCCGTTCGAAATCTTGATTCGGTTAGTAAAGAACAAGAATATTACTTTCTTTGTCTGTAAAGGTTTGAGGAGCCATATGCTAATCTGAAAATTAGGGTTCCAAATTGTCATAGGCCCAATATGTGCCAAAGTTTTCATTGggctaaaattaaaaaagatagTCCATGATCAGTTCCATGTTCCTCTGCTTGACTTGTCTCTCCCCTGTTTGAGAATTGAGTCCcttgaaattagtaaaaacTGCTGATATCATCGAACAGGTAGATTATATCCAAACACATTTactaaatgttgtttttttctagATTCGAAAACCAAACAGGGCTAGTCTTTGTCTCAGAAGATCTCTGACATATAGAGTCATCATGTTTCTAGTGCATAACAGATTCATGCACGCGAGCATGGTTATTGAAACTGAATCGTTAAAGAGATTATTGTGTCAAAAAGGACTagtgttataaacttataatccAGCTAATATTCTGCCTAGTTAAGCCATATCATACAAACTTTGTCTCCAAAACTAATCACAATGCCCATGTGGCTTCAATAGTGGCTCTCatttattaactaaaaataattccCCCAGATCTTATTTTCCGTAGTACCTTGTTGCTGCATAAGTGCATTTTAGTCTCCGAACCTGTTCACATTTATGacattcatcttttttaatgACCTCTAGTCCAAAGTACAGCTAGTTGTACTTGTCTCTGGTACATTCACGATAAGGAGGAATCAGAAAAAAAGGAGATGTTGTTATATTCAAAAATTCAGTTTACTATTTTACTTCCTTGATTTATTTGGTAGAGTTGTAATCATGAAGATATATTCATCTCCAAAGTGCAGAGTAATCTTGATTTTTTAGGTTTCTAAATCAAGAATTTAAGATAGTATGGTAGGTGAGGATGAGATATCAATGCATCTGACTTGTTGATTTCGTTTGGGTGACAGGTAAGTGTCGACGATGACAGGTGAGCTATGCAATACTAGAAATGGCTTATGATTTTCGAAACTTGTTCGAACTTCCCATGAACCAATGAAAACTCTTCTCATAGAGACTCAAACACACGAAATCAcacatataataaaagaaatatgaataaTAAAGATCATAAAGAAAGAGACAGAGGATCAGATTTTTGTCAATGAAAGGTATTCATTGCATTGAATCTATATATGGCTCTCTTTGTTTATATCTTGAGGAGGGTTGTTGTTGTGCAAGCCAGCTTTGCATCATTATGATATGTGTGTCTCTTAATTGTGGTTTCTTATAAGGGATTATACTTAACACTGTTCGTTTCATGccattttttgaaatttctataTGGTGAAATTACAAATACAGCACATGGTC
The Camelina sativa cultivar DH55 chromosome 15, Cs, whole genome shotgun sequence DNA segment above includes these coding regions:
- the LOC109129068 gene encoding LOW QUALITY PROTEIN: uncharacterized protein LOC109129068 (The sequence of the model RefSeq protein was modified relative to this genomic sequence to represent the inferred CDS: deleted 4 bases in 2 codons) is translated as MNLLCTRNMMTLCQRSSETKTSPVWFSNLEKQHLVNVHIFEESPCESREAICNLCKSKVSFESSAYYCRECRSHFHKDCLTITYPKIHEHTLTFIRREIFVPCDLCGREDKGIYYGCLQCDFFVHRHCIYLPKVIKITRHLHRLSHNLRINDHGDNICGVCRDHVEARYGGYSCIDKTCNYVVHSTCIITFNVWDGKELEEEPEPVPEEIDSEVDFAALVEIDAKSKRHFSHEHDLMRLDIDDKEESEQVCQACILPIEFGSYLGCKQCDFALHDVCASLPRKMEHAIHIHPLTIHVDTMNYENGFFTCTVCNQCSCGYMYKCSQDCGFKIDVKCASFAEPFHHSTHKHPLYLAVYFDEFIYSCVGCTQSSRFAAQCYESCWYPLEFKCLNLPQLVKYKCDTHSLTLYGKNYYSKRSEEQLKWWCEICEENIDWSNFCYSCLDCCTTVHVDCILGKYPYLKSGHRIKVSGFEVEVASNNGGSRPICHTCHRICQYRQVFNAKDDVCFCSINCIHSTK